A genome region from Deinococcus planocerae includes the following:
- a CDS encoding type II toxin-antitoxin system PemK/MazF family toxin — translation MRRGDIYIADLDPARSSEANKRRPVVIVSADSLNRTVDRLGAGVVTIVPLTGNVTRVYDFQVLLPAGETGLESDSKAQAEQIRAVGFSRLGPAPVGHVPAGLMVRLDAALRLHLAL, via the coding sequence ATGCGGCGCGGTGACATCTATATCGCCGACCTCGACCCCGCCCGTTCGAGTGAGGCGAACAAGCGGCGCCCGGTGGTGATCGTCAGTGCCGACAGCCTGAACCGAACGGTGGACCGGCTGGGGGCCGGGGTCGTTACCATCGTGCCGCTCACCGGCAACGTGACGCGGGTTTATGACTTCCAGGTGCTGCTGCCGGCGGGGGAGACCGGGCTGGAGAGTGACAGCAAAGCGCAGGCCGAGCAAATCCGGGCCGTGGGATTCAGCCGTTTGGGACCTGCGCCAGTCGGCCACGTGCCCGCCGGGCTGATGGTCCGCCTCGACGCCGCCCTGCGGTTGCACCTGGCGCTGTGA
- a CDS encoding tyrosine-type recombinase/integrase codes for MTLDLYRQGQLAPSREWVNLNPEERRRRAVAAVAGKDVATLLDLLEAHHVRTHGHVSKETLRKYRLGGRTWLEYAQSHAVKVLHPEVEHADLWVRELEASGKSPASVGVLLAGARALYSALRWAKATTDHPFTDVKPRKDKRRPWDKRQPYPEGDVGKLLAAAPVEMRVLLRLGGIAGLRASEITGLKWGDVDLEGGTLTVRNGKGGKTRRVLLSSSLVADLRELGPQKEEVAVIGRTPEAARGRLRTLCKQQGIPYLGLHALRHTAGTRLVRAGFQLQDVAEHLGHSDVQTARTYGKWADDRLKEHLRGL; via the coding sequence GTGACCCTTGACCTGTACCGCCAGGGTCAACTCGCCCCGTCCCGCGAGTGGGTGAATCTGAACCCCGAGGAGCGGCGGCGCCGGGCGGTGGCGGCGGTCGCTGGGAAAGATGTGGCGACGCTGCTCGACCTGCTAGAGGCTCACCACGTTCGCACCCACGGGCATGTCAGCAAAGAGACCCTGCGCAAGTACCGGCTCGGGGGCCGTACTTGGCTGGAGTATGCCCAGAGCCACGCGGTGAAGGTGCTGCACCCGGAGGTCGAGCACGCCGACTTGTGGGTCCGGGAGTTGGAGGCCAGCGGGAAATCTCCCGCCTCGGTGGGTGTGCTGCTCGCGGGCGCACGAGCGCTTTACTCCGCCTTGCGCTGGGCGAAGGCCACCACCGACCATCCCTTTACGGATGTGAAACCGCGCAAGGACAAGCGGCGCCCCTGGGACAAGCGCCAGCCCTACCCGGAAGGCGACGTGGGCAAACTGCTCGCCGCCGCTCCCGTCGAGATGCGGGTGCTGCTGCGCCTGGGGGGCATCGCCGGGCTGCGCGCCTCGGAGATCACCGGCCTGAAGTGGGGTGACGTGGACCTGGAAGGGGGGACCTTAACCGTGCGGAACGGGAAAGGCGGGAAGACGAGACGGGTCCTCTTGTCCTCTTCTTTGGTTGCGGACTTGCGAGAACTCGGTCCGCAAAAAGAAGAGGTGGCGGTGATCGGACGGACTCCGGAGGCGGCGCGGGGGAGACTGCGCACCCTGTGCAAGCAGCAGGGCATTCCCTACCTGGGGCTGCACGCCCTGCGGCACACGGCGGGCACGCGCCTGGTGCGGGCGGGCTTTCAGCTTCAGGACGTGGCGGAGCACCTGGGGCACAGCGACGTGCAGACCGCCCGGACCTACGGCAAGTGGGCGGATGACCGCCTCAAGGAGCATTTGCGGGGCCTGTGA